A stretch of DNA from Myxococcota bacterium:
ATTTCAGGATTCAACCCAAGCTCACGCACGCAATAAAGTGCCTGCGCGGCAAAAGCCTCGTTGATTTCAAAAACGCCAATATCGCTGCTTTTCAGGCCCGTTTGGCGCAGCAATTTTTGGATTGCAGGCACTGGACCAATGCCCATGATTTCCGGTGGAACGCCTGCGGTCACAAATGCCCTGAAAAAGCCCAACATGGGAAGCTTAGCCGATTCAGCTTGCGTGCGTTCCATCAACACCGCTGCAGCTGCACCGTCTGTTATTTGCGAAGCATTACCTGCAGTAACTGTTCCCTTCATATCAAAAGCTGGCTTAAGTTTAGCCAAGACTTCCAAACTCGTATCGGCACGAGGTCCTTCATCGGTATCAAAATGTCTTGTTTGCCGTACCCCTTTGTCGTCAAAAACCGAGACATCAAAACCAACGATTTCATCCTTGAAAAAGCCGCTTTGGATGGCCTTAATCGCCCGCTGATGGCTTTGGAACGCAAAGGCATCTTGATCTTCCCTGGAAATGCCAAACTTTTGTGAAACCAATTCGGCTGTAATACCCATGGGCACATACGCCTCAGGCATCATGTCCATGAGCTCGGGGCAAGCGCTCGGGCGATTGCCTCCCATTGGCACCATGGTCATGGATTCGACGCCGCCGCCGATGCCCATGTCGATTTGGCCTGTCTGGATAGACTTCGCGATATCCGAAATGGCATGCAAGCCGCTCGAGCAAAAACGATTCACCGTCGCAGCCGAAGTCGTATTGGGAAGGCCTGCCAAAAGGCTAATCGTCCGAGCAAAGTTCATCCCCTGCTCTGCTTCAGGCATGGCGCAACCAATCACCACATCGTCAATATTTTTAGATTCAAGGCCTGCTCTTTTAACAGCTTCTTTAACAACGACCGCACCAAAAACATCTGGCCGAGTGTCTTTGAGCGAGCCTTTATAACCTTTACCAAGAGCTGTTCGAACGCTGGATAAAATCGCGATTTCTTTCATGGTTAGTTCCTCAAAGGTTTGTTGTTTTCAAGCATGTAAGCGATGCGTGCCATGGTCTTTTCTTCAGCACACAAGGACAAGAAGGCCTCTCTTTCCAAATCAAGCAGGTATTGCTCGCTCACCATTTGACGCATGTTGGTGTCACCACCAGTCATGACGTGGGCGATCTTTTGTCCGATCTTCAAGTCGTGATCGCTAATTTGGTGGCCATCTCTAAACGATCTGAGAACCATATCGAAAGTCGAATAGGCGCTCTTGCCTGGCAGTCTAAAGCTTCGGCGCATCGGCGGTCTGAAACCACCTTTCGCCATACCCAAAGCAGATTGCTTGGCGCATTCCAGTTGCAACTGGCGATTCAAAATAATCGGGCTGTTGCCGCACAAAAAAAGCATGTTTTGAGCTTCATGTGCGCTGGTCGAAACTTTGGCCATGGCTACGGTTTCAAACGCCCTTTTGATAAATGGTTCGGCCACAAATTCAGGCGCGTCTACCGCACCTTTGAGCGTACGCGCCAGCATTTCGATATTGCCACCGCCACCAGGGATTAGACCAACACCTGCTTCAACAAGGCCCATGTACAGCTCAGCATGCGCGCAGATTTGATTGCACCATAATGATAATTCAGTCCCGCCACCAAAGGTCATGTTGAAAGGCGCAGCTACGGTTGGAATGCTGGAGTATTTCAGCCTGACACCGGTGTTTTGGAACAGGCGAATCATTTTATCGATTTCGTCCCACTGCCCTTGCATCGCGCCCATATACATGAGCAGCAAATTGGCACCGACTGAGAAGTTTTGACCTTCATTTGCCAACACAAGAGCTTGAAACTGACCGGCTTCACATAGATCGATCGCTGTATTGATATCGTTCAATACTTCGTTATCGATGGCGTTCATCTTGGTGTGGAACTCAACCGCAAGCACACCGTCTCCGAGATCAACCAAGCTCGTCGCCATGGTATCCCGGACAATTTTGGTCTTATCTTCTTTTAAGATCGTTAAGCTGAGCTTTTGCGAAACCACAGGCTTAGCTGCACCGGCTTTTGGATCCCAGTAAGTCTTGTGGCCATTTTCAACGGCGTAGAAACTTTTACGGCCTTTAGCGAGCATATCGCTCACCCAAGTTGGAACTTTGAGGCCTTCAGCAGTCATGCGTTTGGCAGATGCTTCCACACCCAAGCTATCCCAAGTTTCGAAAGGCCCTTGGGCAAAACCGAAACCCCATTTGAGGGCGTTGTCCATTTGGACAATATCATCGGCGATTTCGCCTAAGCGGTTGGCGCTGTAGATGCACAACGCGGATGTCAGCTTCCAAGCCAATTGGCCAGCTCGGTCGTCCGAGTTGACCATATGCTTAATCTTCTCGCCGGCCGATCCCAGATTACGCACGCCGCCGAGTGAATCAAAGCGCACTTTGGCTTTGGGCTTATAGGTCATGTCCTGCAAATCCAGCGCCAAGATTTCTTTGCCTTCTTTTTTATAAAAGCCTTGGCCGCTTTTTTGCCCGAGCCAACCGTTCGCAACCATTTTGCGCAGGTAGTCTGGAACTTCAAAGCCGTCTAAATAATTTTCAGCGACATGGATAAAAGTATCCAAGCCAACCACGTCCATGGTCCTGAACAAGGCGCTTTTCGGCCTGCCCATAGCGGGCCCAAAGACCGCGTCTACTTCTACGGGGGTATAGCCGCCCTCGCCCATCAGTCGCAGGGTTTCCATCATGCCAAACATACCGATGCGATTGGCCACGAAGTTCGGGGTGTCTTTACCGTAAACAATGCCTTTACCTAGGACGTTTTCGCCAAAGGAGGTCACACGTTCAACGACTTCAGGTGTTGTTTCAGGCAGCGTTACGATTTCAAGCAAGGGCAAATAGCGAACAGGGTTAAAAAAGTGGGTCAGCAGGAATCTACTTTTAAATTCGCTCGAGCGGCCTTCGGTCATGGCCTTAAGGCTCAGGCCAGAGCTATTTGAAGCAACGATTGTCTCAGGGCCGACCAGAGGTTCCAGTTTTGAATATAAATCGCGCTTAACATCGATATTTTCAATAATTGCTTCAATGACCAAATCGCATTCTTTGACTCTGGCCAAGTCGGTCTCGAGATTGCCCGTTTCAATCAAGCCGGCGTGCTTGGCGCTAAAGAAGGGAGCGGGTTTGAGTTTCAACGCCTTTTGAAGGCCTGTTTTGGCAAAGTCTTTGATGTCTAAAAGCAGGACAGGAATTCCAGCATTCGCAACTTGCGCAGCGATACCAGAACCCATCACACCAGCGCCGAGAACACACACTTTTTTGAAACGTTGTTTGCTCATATTCCCCGCCCCCTAGCATGGCGCCCATTTTTAGGCTATACAAAACAACATGATACTGAGTAGCAAACAACTGGAAGAGCTCGAGAATCTTCACGACAGCGTGAGTGAGTTTGACGAAGAAGCGAACGTTTCTCCAGATGTGGAAGAGTTTGACGAGGTCGCAGAAGGTGCCCTAGCCTGGCGTCGCGGCATGCTGGAGCGTGCCGTAGCGACAGTGAAAAAGCAAGATCGTGCTTCCCTCTCGTCCAAAGACAACCTAGTTGTCGGCTCTTTAGTTTACGATACAGTCAATAGCCGTTTTGCTCGTGTTAAAAAAAGCTCACTGAGCGAAGCCGAGTTAACCTACGTATCCGGCGGCGAAGGCATCCTCAAAGGCACACAAATTCAAAAGATGGCAGCGCCTAAAGCGTTCGCGCCAAAACCACCGGCAAAAATTCCTGCTCCGAAAAAAGGCGCAGCCACTAAAAAAGTTGAAGAGAAAAAACCAGAAGTTAAGCTCAAAGCCAAAGTAGAAGCACCAGTCAAAAAACCGGTAGCCAAAGCCACGCCAGCAAAGAAGCCAGCGGCCAAAAAACCAGAGCCTAAAAAAGCACCTGCCAAAGCAGCTGCTAAAAAAGTGCCTGCCAAAAAGCCGGTCGCCAAAAAAGCACCAGTTAAAAAGCCTGTAGCTAAAAAAGCGCCTGCTAAAAAGCCCGTGGCGAAAAAGGCTCCCGTAAAAAAACCAGTCGCCAAAAAAGCACCGGTCAAAAAGCCTGTAGCTAAAAAACCAGCACCCAAAAAAGCGCCAGTCAAAAAGCCAGTTGCTAAAAAGGCTCCAGCTAAAAAAGTTTCAAAACCAGCCAACCCCAATACCTTCATCAAGCAAAACTACCGCAAGATGAGCAACAAAGAGTTGGCCGCAATCACCGGCCTTTCCGAACACACCATCCGCCGAAAATTAGGCGAATGGGGCCTTAAGCGCCCAAGCAAATAAACAATTCCATTTGTCATCCCGGCACCGGATAACTACTGCTGCACCACGCGCAAATCATGGTTTACCGCTTTGAGCTCATCTTCTAAATGCGCCACTTCTCTGCGCATATCATCCAGCTTTTTAGACTGTTCTTTAAACTTCGATTCATTCTTTTGAATATCAGTCCGAATATCTTTGGTGGGCGCATGATGCTTGCCTTTATTCGGCTGACCATGCTTTTCCGATTCGAGCAAAGTGCCCAACTTTTTCTGCTCGGCATCGACCTTCGCAATATCAGCCTTTTTACTCGCTATGCTCTGCATCAGTTCTTGCTGTTTAGCTTGAAGTTCACCTACGAAATCACCGTTTTTTGTGCTCACTTATTAATGATAGCCAACTAAGCTAATCAATTTCAACCGAACATCACAAATATCCCACCACCAAATTTGGCTTAATCTGGTGGGGCACCACCGATCAAGAATCTACTGGTTGCGAAAGCCGTTTTTAATGGCAGTGTCACATGATCCGGACACACCTGCGCCAGGACAAGGGGCCGGGGAAGTGCATGCTTTTACTTGACAGTCCATGTCTGCTTGGATTGCAGCTAATTCGCTGGCCGAACAAACTGCTACAACAGCATTTACTTCCTCCTGAGTAGGAGCTTTTACCGCTGCGGACTCCGCCGGATTTGCAGGGCAAGAATTATCAATCTGGGCGAAATCGTTGATGATTCCTTGCATCACAGGATTATTACTTGTCGCTAATTTTGAGCTTCCGCATGCAGCTATTAGACCGAAAATCATAACAATCAGAATTTTGAAACGCTCCATATAAAACTCCTGTTAAACAAAGATACCGCGATGTTTCAGATGATTTCAAGCCGACCTCATGCTAAATGTCGGCATGCAGATTTTTCGATCCGTTTACTTCATCTCTGGCTTGGCTGCCATCGCTGGTTTGTTGTTTGGGTATGACACAGGGGTGATTTCGGGTGCTGTCTTATTCATACGTAGGGATTTCGGGCTGACACCAACGGAAGTCGGGGGTGTGGTGAGCGCAGTCCTTCTAGGTGCACTGGTTGGATCGGCTTTTTGTGGGCGGGTAACCGATAGGCTTGGCAGGCGTGGGTCTTTGATGATTGCTTCAGGGCTTTTTATTGTTGCATCCATCGCAGCAGCGCTTTCGGAAAGCGTGTTTGATTTGGTGATGAGCCGGTTGTTCTTGGGGGTAGCTATTGGAATATCTTCTCTGACTGCGCCTCTGTACCTCGCTGAGGTAGCTCCGGCGCGAATTAGGGGAAGCTTGGTTTCACTCAATCAACTGGCAGTTACCATTGGTATTCTAGCCGCTTTTGGCGTTAACTATCTATTTTCGGACTCAGGGGACTGGCGTTTTATGTTGGGCCTAGGGGCTGCGCCAGCGGCTGTCCTGGGATTTGCCCTCCTGTTTCTGCCTGAAAGTCCACGTTGGATGGTGCTTAAAGGTAGGCCCGATGAAGCGAGAAAGACTTTAGAATACCTAAAGTTTAGCGGAATTGACGAAGAGATTAGCGCGATCGAAAGTTCGTTGACCAATGAAAAGATACGATTTAGATCCCTTTTTCACACTCATGTAAAATCTGCCCTCATGATTGCTTTAGGCTTAGCGTTCTTCCAGCAAGCCACGGGTATCAATGCGATTATCTACTACGCACCTCTGATTTTTGAACAAGTTGGATTTCCAGGTGCGTCTCACGCAATTTTGGCAACTGTCAGCGTTGGCATCATAAACGTTCTATTTACAATCATATCGTTGTTTTTAATCGATCGTTTGGGGAGGCGACCTTTGCTCTTAATAGGCTTAGCAGGTATGGGGGTGAGCTTATTTATATGCGGTCTTACCTTTTTGTCAGATAGCCAGGAAGCGTTTAGATGGTTTGCGCTGGTATCTGTTCTAAGTTACATCGCGTTCTTTGCCATCAGTCTGGGACCCATCATGTGGTTAATGATTGCTGAAGTCTTTCCTTTGCAGCAGCGCGCTTTAGGGACGAGTCTAGCCGTATGCGCGCAGTGGGCTTTTAACTTAGCGATTTCAGCAAGTTTCCCTGTTCTACTACATCATTTGGGCGGCGCGCATACACTCTGGTCATACACGGTGATGTGCGTAGTAGGCTTATTCTTCACATGGCGCCTCGTCCCTGAAACAAAGGGGAAAACGTTGGAAGAAATTCAAGTCTAACGCTTGACGGCAAGTGATTTTATAAATTTTTCGCATGCTGAGTTTAGAGGGTGTTTAGGGTCAGCGCATGTTACGGTCGAATCGTTCGTACAGTGAATTGTAGCCAAACAAGGAAGCCAATGTTGAAACCTACCTTTGTCATAGCTACCACAACGGCTTTGGAACTTAACTTCGGATGAGTTAGAGCGGAATGCATATGGCTTATTACATCTGCGAGTAAAATTATTAACTACTTCAACAATTTCCCCCAAAGTCACGTTGTCTACAGATTGTGCAGAAATCGGGCTTGCTGATACAGCTGCTACTAAACTAAAACATGCTA
This window harbors:
- a CDS encoding thiolase family protein, whose protein sequence is MKEIAILSSVRTALGKGYKGSLKDTRPDVFGAVVVKEAVKRAGLESKNIDDVVIGCAMPEAEQGMNFARTISLLAGLPNTTSAATVNRFCSSGLHAISDIAKSIQTGQIDMGIGGGVESMTMVPMGGNRPSACPELMDMMPEAYVPMGITAELVSQKFGISREDQDAFAFQSHQRAIKAIQSGFFKDEIVGFDVSVFDDKGVRQTRHFDTDEGPRADTSLEVLAKLKPAFDMKGTVTAGNASQITDGAAAAVLMERTQAESAKLPMLGFFRAFVTAGVPPEIMGIGPVPAIQKLLRQTGLKSSDIGVFEINEAFAAQALYCVRELGLNPEIVNPNGGAIALGHPLGCTGARQVATILREMKRRNQRYGVCAMCIGGGMGAAALIELA
- a CDS encoding 3-hydroxyacyl-CoA dehydrogenase/enoyl-CoA hydratase family protein yields the protein MSKQRFKKVCVLGAGVMGSGIAAQVANAGIPVLLLDIKDFAKTGLQKALKLKPAPFFSAKHAGLIETGNLETDLARVKECDLVIEAIIENIDVKRDLYSKLEPLVGPETIVASNSSGLSLKAMTEGRSSEFKSRFLLTHFFNPVRYLPLLEIVTLPETTPEVVERVTSFGENVLGKGIVYGKDTPNFVANRIGMFGMMETLRLMGEGGYTPVEVDAVFGPAMGRPKSALFRTMDVVGLDTFIHVAENYLDGFEVPDYLRKMVANGWLGQKSGQGFYKKEGKEILALDLQDMTYKPKAKVRFDSLGGVRNLGSAGEKIKHMVNSDDRAGQLAWKLTSALCIYSANRLGEIADDIVQMDNALKWGFGFAQGPFETWDSLGVEASAKRMTAEGLKVPTWVSDMLAKGRKSFYAVENGHKTYWDPKAGAAKPVVSQKLSLTILKEDKTKIVRDTMATSLVDLGDGVLAVEFHTKMNAIDNEVLNDINTAIDLCEAGQFQALVLANEGQNFSVGANLLLMYMGAMQGQWDEIDKMIRLFQNTGVRLKYSSIPTVAAPFNMTFGGGTELSLWCNQICAHAELYMGLVEAGVGLIPGGGGNIEMLARTLKGAVDAPEFVAEPFIKRAFETVAMAKVSTSAHEAQNMLFLCGNSPIILNRQLQLECAKQSALGMAKGGFRPPMRRSFRLPGKSAYSTFDMVLRSFRDGHQISDHDLKIGQKIAHVMTGGDTNMRQMVSEQYLLDLEREAFLSLCAEEKTMARIAYMLENNKPLRN
- a CDS encoding histone H1-like repetitive region-containing protein, giving the protein MILSSKQLEELENLHDSVSEFDEEANVSPDVEEFDEVAEGALAWRRGMLERAVATVKKQDRASLSSKDNLVVGSLVYDTVNSRFARVKKSSLSEAELTYVSGGEGILKGTQIQKMAAPKAFAPKPPAKIPAPKKGAATKKVEEKKPEVKLKAKVEAPVKKPVAKATPAKKPAAKKPEPKKAPAKAAAKKVPAKKPVAKKAPVKKPVAKKAPAKKPVAKKAPVKKPVAKKAPVKKPVAKKPAPKKAPVKKPVAKKAPAKKVSKPANPNTFIKQNYRKMSNKELAAITGLSEHTIRRKLGEWGLKRPSK
- a CDS encoding sugar porter family MFS transporter produces the protein MQIFRSVYFISGLAAIAGLLFGYDTGVISGAVLFIRRDFGLTPTEVGGVVSAVLLGALVGSAFCGRVTDRLGRRGSLMIASGLFIVASIAAALSESVFDLVMSRLFLGVAIGISSLTAPLYLAEVAPARIRGSLVSLNQLAVTIGILAAFGVNYLFSDSGDWRFMLGLGAAPAAVLGFALLFLPESPRWMVLKGRPDEARKTLEYLKFSGIDEEISAIESSLTNEKIRFRSLFHTHVKSALMIALGLAFFQQATGINAIIYYAPLIFEQVGFPGASHAILATVSVGIINVLFTIISLFLIDRLGRRPLLLIGLAGMGVSLFICGLTFLSDSQEAFRWFALVSVLSYIAFFAISLGPIMWLMIAEVFPLQQRALGTSLAVCAQWAFNLAISASFPVLLHHLGGAHTLWSYTVMCVVGLFFTWRLVPETKGKTLEEIQV